GCTTTATTTTTCTTCTAACTACTACATCTGCTTTATTCCTTAGGGATAAGTTTCCTCCTTCTAATAACTGATCTATTGAGATATTACTTTTTAATCCAGAATGTATGGGTTCTTCTCTTAACGAATCCTCCGGATCTATTATGGGTTTAAGTTCTTCGTAATCTATTGAAACTTCTTCTGCTACGTCCTCAGTCTTATATCTATCCTCTACAACAAATGCTAAAACTGGTTGTCCGACGAAGTTAACTCTACCATCAGCCAATACGGGCATTTTAACTACTTGTGCAGTTTTAGCTAGGTCTGAGAATAGCCTAACTGGCATGTAGGCTTTAACGTCATCCCACGTTAAGGTTAGTAATGCATTTTGTGGTTTAGATATGCTCTTTATTATCCCCCTAGCTATTGGGGATCTAACAACGTGAAGGTAGACAACATTTTTAGGATTAATATCATCAATATAAGTAGATTTGCCAGTTATTATTGATAAATGTTCTTGAAGCATGAAAGTTAATATGTGAACGATTTAATAAAGTCTTAGTTTTTTCATAAAAAGTTAAATCGTTAACTAGTAACGTCTTTAATTAGAAATAAATTTAAAAATAATATATTTATTTTTTTATATATAAACTACTAAAAAATAGTTAGATTTTTAACTAATATCCTAGTAATTAAGTCTGTGGATCTATCTAAGTTACTTGAACCAATTAAAGTAGGAAATGTAATTTTAAGAAATAGAATTGCCATGTCTCCAATGATAAGTAATTTAGCGACTCCAGAAGGTTATCCTTCAGACGCTCATATAGCGTATTTGACTGAGAGAGCTAAGGGAGGGATTGGGCTTATAATAACAGAATATACATATATTAATCGCATTGATGCTAGGGGTTCCGTTAATGAATTGGGTTTGTATTCTGATGAACTTATACCTAAGTTTATGAGATTAACTGAGATAATTCACGCATTAGGGAGTAAAATATTTGTTCAACTAGTTCATGTTGGAAGGAAGACAAGGAGAGATATAATATGGGGTAATGTACCAATAGCTCCTTCACCGATACCAGTAATGGATGAGGTTAGAGAAATGAATAAGTCTGATATTGATAGAGTTAAGAACGATTTCATATTGGCAGCAATAAGGGCTAAAAGAGCTGGCTTTGATGGTATTGAACTTCACGGTGCGCATGGTTATCTTATAGCTCAATTTCTATCTCCTGCAACTAATAAAAGATCTGATGAATATAAGGATGGTGTAAAATTCGTTGAGGAGATAATAAAGGGTATTAAAGAAAAAGTGAACATTACGTTAGGTATAAGATTAAGCGTAACTGAGTTCGATAATGAAGGTTTAAATCCAGAAATGGTTGCTGAAATAAGTAAAAGGCTAGAGAAGGCAGGGATTGATTATGTTCATTTGTCTGCCGGAAGAGATGGTCCCTTATCCTCAAGTATGCCATTCTATTATAATAGAGTATCATTCTTAAAGGAGGCTAAAGTAGTTAAAGATAACATTAATATACCGTTATTTTTGGTAGGCTCAATAATAACTCCAGAAGAAGCTATAAAAGCTAGGGAAGTTGCGGATGTAGTAGTATTGGGTAGACAGCTCCTTTCAGATCCGTACTGGTTAATTAAGTCTATAAAAGGTTTACCGATAAGACCTTGTATAAGGTGTAATCAGTCATGTAGAGGTGTAATATATAAAGAGGTTAGATGTGATGTGAATCCAGAACTAGGCTGGGAATTGCTTCCTCCATTGGAAAGAGGTAAAGGTGAAGTAGAAGTAGTAGGAGGTGGAGTAATGGGATTAGAGGCTGCAAGGATATTAGCGTTAAGAGGTTTTTCAGTGATATTATATGAGCAAAATGATAAATTAGGGGGTCAATTTCTATTATTTAAGGATCCGTGGAAGATCAAGGAATTTAATGAACTGATAAGATATTACGAGAAAGAGTTAGGAAGATTAGGAGTTATTGTAAAATTAAATGTAAAGAAGAAATGTGAGAATGACAACTGTATAGAAGCCCTACCAGATTATGAAGTTCCAGAATTTCCAGAGGTTAAGGGAGAGAGAATTTTGATTGATTCTAACATTTACGCATATCATGATTATGCCTTTGAATTAGCTAAATATAATGAGGTTTATATGACTGAAAGATCTCTTCAAGGCCTAGATAGAACTCGTCAATATTTACTAAGGGAAAATTTACTCAAACTTGGAGTTAAGTTCTTAGATAATATAAATGGAATAAAATTTGACCTTGAAATTCACAAAATTGTGGACGATCAGCCTACAATAGGGAAAGCAATTCAGAGAGGATATTGGATAGGTAGAAGTTTTAAGTTATCATAATAAAAACATTTCATCACATTTTCAGTCCTGGCCACTTTAATCATCGATAAATTATAAATTATGCGGAGCTATATTTTTGTCTTAACCTTATTTTTAGCTATGTCGATATGTTTGCAACTGCCTTTAATCGCATATCCCTTGCATTCACATGAGTACTTAACTATTTTATGATTATTTACAGTTATAGTTACAATATAGATTTAAGCGGATTTTTCTCGGAATTTATTACTAATAGAAATCTATTTTCCCTAGCGGATATAATGTAGGGATACATATTTAATATTTTTATAGAATATGTGATAGGCTAATTTGAAACTATTTTGGTATTATCGAGGCAAAAATGGAAAGTATTTCTAATGTTTAATATGTAAAAGTCCTTATAAGCCTTATTAGATAAATTTATATAATAGAATACATATTTATATATTAGGTGAAATGTATGTTAAACTTGAAAATTAGTAGAAAGAAGGAGGGTAAATCAAGTAATGAGATAAAGATTCCCCTTTATGATTTATCACAATTACCCGAAGAATACTTAAGAAATGAGTTTCCAGAAGAGTGGAGAGCTTTACAGAAAGAAAAGAAATACTACGGTTTACTTTGGTATTCCTAAATTCACTGAACGTTTTTTATCTTTTGCGATTTCATTCTTCTACAATTTTGTAAACTTTCTTTCTTTAGGTTTTAGATTTATGAAAGAATGTTATAAGGCTACTTTAGAGAATTAATTCTTTTTAGCCTTACGAAATTACCTTAAGTTATACTTATCTAATAACCGTAAAGTATATTTAAGAGAGTATCGTAAAGATATCTTGAGATAAAATGGTAACGGTAAAGTTCAAGTATAAGGGTGAAGAGAAGGAGGTAGATATTAGTAAGATAAAGAAGGTTTGGAGAGTTGGCAAGATGATAAGCTTTACCTATGATGAGGGCGGAGGGAAGACTGGTAGGGGTGCTGTTAGCGAGAAGGACGCTCCAAAGGAATTACTACAGATGTTGGAGAAGCAGTCTAAGAAGTAAAGCTAACTTTTTTATTCTTTTCTTTCTTTTAATTTTTTATGTTATATAACTAAGTAAATGATATAGTAGTTTCATTAACTTTATAATTTAATGTATTTTTCAAAAAAGTACTAAATTGAACTATTATATTGATAAAACAATAGATATTTTATTATATTTAAAATAAATTTAGTTGATATACTTATATCCAAATAGTCTTTCTAAATATGCTTGTTCCCAATTATCTTTTTGTAGCGTATAATCTCTCTTTGGTTCAGTATCTTTACTTGCCTTAGGTGGTTGAGTGCTAAAATCTAAACTAAATCTTACAGACAACGTTTCTAATTTGCCCTCTACATTTCCCATGTAAGCCCATCCTACAAATGCGTATTGCACTGGTACTTTTTCAGAGTATCCTAACATTTCTAATATCTTATTCGCTGCAAATAACCCGCTTTCAAATGCAATCTCTTGATTTTTAGGATAGGGTAATTTAGCCACATCTCCTGCCGCCAAGACGTCATCATATTTAGGACTCCTTAAGTCTTGAGGACTCCTAACCTCCATCCATTCCTTGCCTAATTCTGCCTCTTCTACGAATTTTGGTGCTCTATTAGGTTCTAGCATTGCTAAAATATCATATTTATATTTTTCACCACTTTTCGTTATAACTTCACTTTCATTTATTTCAACTATTTCCTGATTGGTAACTAAGTTGATGCCAGCTTTTTGATATAATTGTGATACTATGTCAGCTATTGCTGGTGGCTGTGTCTTATCATTTGCATCGATATGTATTATCTCAAATTTCTCTCTAACACCTCTATACTTTAATATAGTATGAATTAGCATAGCAGTTTCGGTAGGTGCAGGGGCACATCTATAAGGTGCCTTAGGAGCATAAACGATAATCCTTCCAGTTGTAGCGTTCCAGATTCTTTGCTTTAAAACATTTATCCTCCCAATGTCATATACTGTTGTATTTTTATGCCACACTTTTTCGTAGCCATTTATTTTAGATCCGTCAAATACTATTCCTGGGGCTATGACTAAGTAATCGTATTCAATTTCCCTTAATGAAGAATTAGAAGTAGTTGTTTCACTTAAGTAGACCTTTCTATTTGCAGGGTCTATTTTAATTACGTGACCAAATGTAACCTTTATTCCTTTCTTTCCAGCTTCTTCATATCCCCTAATTATTCTCTCATATTTTTGTTCATTTGTAAGCAATAATGGTCTTGAAGGTCCTGCAAAGTAAAATGGAAAATCTGTAATAACGTTTATGTTAGCAACTTTTCTCTCTGCTAACGTATTTGCAACTGCCATTCCAGCTATTCCGCCACCTACTATTATAACGTTTTTCATAACTACAACTATTGTTTACAGTTTAAAAAGTTGATTAACAAAGAGATATATATTATTTTAATCTTTCAATTGATATATACAAATAATTTGAACAAAATATTTAACTTTATTTATGTAATGTACAAATGACAGAGTTCGGCCTTCATCGTGACTATTAATCACTCGGCCTCATCACTCCTCTTTACTCCCCATGCCGTCTACGGGACTAACTCCCTTCGAGGACACGGGGAGTTTCATTGGGTGCCTTCCTCCACCTCACTACTGCTCATCGACTTCATTGTGGCACCCTCTAATTTAATGTTAACGGAAAAATTTATAAATTTTTCTGCTACTTATAACATATGGAGCAGATAGTTTTCAGAGGTGTCATATCCTCAGCTGGTAGCGATAAGTACGGTGAGAAGAGGTATGCAATATACATCCCGAAGAGTGTAAAGGAGAAGGCTGGGAAAATTGCTGGAAAGGAGGTGATAGTAATTGTCATCCTACCAGATGACGAATAAGCTAATAGCGTCTAAGGAAGCACTTGAAAACTTCCAATTCGCGACTATAAACGGTAGAGTTGAGTTTGAAGATATCGAAAGAATTTCTAGGATAGCTTATTATTACTCAAAGGCTGTAAAGGCTGGGATTAACCTAGCTTTAAGAGGCACCACATGCTAACGCCTCTAACAGACCTGAGGGAATCGAGAATTTACGGGCGTCAATCATGTGCCTCTATATATTTCTTGTGATCATAATACCTTGTTTTCTTTGCATAATATTAACCACATTCAGCCCCTAGAGTATTTGGTTACAACCTCCTACTCGGGGTTTAATCCCCTCTTGTTAGATCGTTCTAGGGGATTCACAGCCAGCCTCTTAAATGGGGTTTTATCCCCTTAGAGTTTTTGGGCTTATGTTAATTTCCCCCTTATTTGCTTATTTATTTTACTCTTGTAATACTTGTTTTTACTCGTTCTCTTGTTTTGCGTGAATTCCCCGTAGGAGGAGTTTCCCTAAACGATGCTGTTAAGGAGTTATATAATATTATCCCTTACGCTTTTTACGCTGAAACTGCTTATAAGCAAGCTTTAGCCCTTGTTGAGAATAAAGGGAGTAAGGTTGAGGTTAAAAGGAGGTGGATCGCTTGTAGGGGGAATAAAAGCGATAATGGTAATAGGAATTGCAAATTTCACGTTTCAGAAGACCACGTGTTAGTTAAGGTTAAAGACCCGTGGAGTAAGGAGTGGGTTTATGGGAAAGCTTATTTCGGTAAGGAGTACTTACCGTTGCTTCTTGAGTTAGAGGATTTATCTCAAAGGAAGGATGAGGGTTATGGTGCAGTAATTTTCTTTAAGGAAAAGTCAATGCTACACCTTCAAATACCACTCTGGTTATACTTGAAGTACTTCTCTTCGCCAAAACCTAGTGGTTATGGTTTGATTGCTGGTTTTGATTTGAATAGTGATAGGCTTAATGTGGTTGTTAATAAGGATGGTAGAGTTATTACTACTAAGACTTGGTGGTTCCCAGATGTTACTCGCCCTGGTTTCCCTAAGGATATAGCTGGAGCTTTACGTTTAAACGCTTTAACTGAAGCTTTAGAGTTTTTATCAAGGATTGGTGTTGGAGGAAGTTCACTAGGAGCAAAAGCGGTAATAGGAAAGTAACGCGTTTCGCTAAGAAACAGTTGTTAACTCACGGTGTTATTAAAGCACTTAGGTTAGGGTTTAACGTCATCTTGGTTAATCCGAAGGGTACTACAAGATCTGAGGAGCATGATAAGGTGATGAGGGGAAAGGGTTTTGATAGACACACTGCATCAGCTTATCTAATAGCATTAAGAGGATTAGAAGTAATTAAAAACAACAGTAGTTACGTAAAAGTGTTATAGACTATTTATCAATAAATCATATTTTGCTTGCTAATATTATTCTTCAATTTTATAGATATGAAAGGCCGTTTAGGACTCCTTTATGAGTATTTATTTCTATAAATCATTAAGTAATTAGTCACTAAAAGAGCGTTTAGCATTAGATTAAATGGAAATCTAGGTAACATTACCTTTTAGTGGATTATGTTAAAGTGTTACACAATTTTATGTGAAGATTACTTGCATCCTACGTTATGTTCATTCCTATTATAATCTGTAAGGAGAGTTAAAATTCTGGTAAAAGTAATAGGGGATATTGGAGTTGTAAGCAAGTAATTATACTACATATATTATCTATACTATATATGAAAATATAAAATTTGAAATGTAGACTGCTTATTATCGTGTTATTTTCTATATAAATTCATAAGACTTATATTCTTGCATAGTTATATTAAATTAATGCCTTATATACAAGAATTAGAACTCAAGGGAAATAAATCACAAGTATTAGCATTCTTTATGGATCCAGTAAGATTTACCGGTATATTAGGTCATGTAAACATTGTTAAAATCTTTGATAAAAGTGAGAATAAATATGTTACAATGAGTGATCTAAAAAATCCTGAGAATAAATTTAAGGTTATTTATGTCTTTGGAGATCCAGATAGTAAGGTGTCTTATTATGGAGGGATTATGGAAGGACCAATCTTATTGTTGAACGGCGGTGTTGAATATAAAGGGGAAACGAATGACGGTAAATTAGTGTGGAAAATAGAT
The genomic region above belongs to Saccharolobus caldissimus and contains:
- a CDS encoding NAD(P)-binding protein, giving the protein MDLSKLLEPIKVGNVILRNRIAMSPMISNLATPEGYPSDAHIAYLTERAKGGIGLIITEYTYINRIDARGSVNELGLYSDELIPKFMRLTEIIHALGSKIFVQLVHVGRKTRRDIIWGNVPIAPSPIPVMDEVREMNKSDIDRVKNDFILAAIRAKRAGFDGIELHGAHGYLIAQFLSPATNKRSDEYKDGVKFVEEIIKGIKEKVNITLGIRLSVTEFDNEGLNPEMVAEISKRLEKAGIDYVHLSAGRDGPLSSSMPFYYNRVSFLKEAKVVKDNINIPLFLVGSIITPEEAIKAREVADVVVLGRQLLSDPYWLIKSIKGLPIRPCIRCNQSCRGVIYKEVRCDVNPELGWELLPPLERGKGEVEVVGGGVMGLEAARILALRGFSVILYEQNDKLGGQFLLFKDPWKIKEFNELIRYYEKELGRLGVIVKLNVKKKCENDNCIEALPDYEVPEFPEVKGERILIDSNIYAYHDYAFELAKYNEVYMTERSLQGLDRTRQYLLRENLLKLGVKFLDNINGIKFDLEIHKIVDDQPTIGKAIQRGYWIGRSFKLS
- the sso7d gene encoding chromatin protein Sso7d — protein: MVTVKFKYKGEEKEVDISKIKKVWRVGKMISFTYDEGGGKTGRGAVSEKDAPKELLQMLEKQSKK
- a CDS encoding NAD(P)/FAD-dependent oxidoreductase is translated as MKNVIIVGGGIAGMAVANTLAERKVANINVITDFPFYFAGPSRPLLLTNEQKYERIIRGYEEAGKKGIKVTFGHVIKIDPANRKVYLSETTTSNSSLREIEYDYLVIAPGIVFDGSKINGYEKVWHKNTTVYDIGRINVLKQRIWNATTGRIIVYAPKAPYRCAPAPTETAMLIHTILKYRGVREKFEIIHIDANDKTQPPAIADIVSQLYQKAGINLVTNQEIVEINESEVITKSGEKYKYDILAMLEPNRAPKFVEEAELGKEWMEVRSPQDLRSPKYDDVLAAGDVAKLPYPKNQEIAFESGLFAANKILEMLGYSEKVPVQYAFVGWAYMGNVEGKLETLSVRFSLDFSTQPPKASKDTEPKRDYTLQKDNWEQAYLERLFGYKYIN